A region of Panicum virgatum strain AP13 chromosome 8N, P.virgatum_v5, whole genome shotgun sequence DNA encodes the following proteins:
- the LOC120686204 gene encoding cell division cycle-associated protein 7-like gives MATGVHAAGPSPAPAEAPCSPVSPLEAAGTDYERVRAARIRENMERMRKLGILDLALAHTLTSSSLAAAAAGSCSGGGAGRGRPRRKPVEPGSDGAPPPKARPAPRAPARRSLRLTNVEPVSYCEIQPKKERDPQGVRTELLEEGAKEEIYTEEHEKLLGTCNTPWTLFVDGCDKDGKRIYDQVRGQTCHQCRQKTLGHHTSCCKCQIVQGQFCGDCLYMRYGENVLEAKKNPSWICPVCRGICNCSICRTKKGWFPTGSAYRKVVKLGYKSVAHYLIATQRASANTEDSSSADFSNNQLPDKSETSCVSDHDATAAKESLEDGETSSKAKQSKANRRQAKNSDGHKDDSRSNRRQAKNSDGNKDDSRSESVATSDAHNDQANKDAGCVTPSSKPTSRKRKYERSESGVTSESHNDQANKDAVCVTPSSKPTSRKRKYERSPDCIASRLRSRSNKP, from the exons ATGGCCACCGGCGTCCACGCGGCAGGCccctccccggcgccggcggaggctcCGTGCAGCCCGGTGTCCCCGCTCGAGGCGGCGGGAACGGACTACGAGCGGGTGCGGGCCGCGCGGATCCGGGAGAACATGGAGCGGATGCGGAAGCTCGGCATCCTCGACCTCGCGCTCGCGCACACCCTCACCAGCTCCTCCCTcgcagcggccgcggccggctccTGCTCGGGCGGGGGCGCCGGCagggggaggccgcggcggaaGCCCGTGGAGCCGGGGTCCgacggggcgccgccgcccaaggcCAGGCCCGCGCCGCGTGCGCCCGCGCGGCGGTCGCTCAG GTTGACGAACGTGGAACCAGTCAGCTATTGTGAAATTCAGCCCAAGAAGGAGAGAGATCCTCAAGGTGTTAGAACTGAGTTACTAGAGGAAGGAGCCAAGGAAGAAATATACACTGAGGAGCACGAGAAGCTTTTGGGTACATGTAATACTCCTTGGACTCTCTTTGTCGATGGTTGTGACAAAGATGGTAAGCGCATCTATGATCAAGTGAGGGGCCAGACCTGTCATCAGTGCCG GCAGAAGACTCTTGGTCATCACACAAGCTGCTGCAAATGCCAGATTGTCCAAGGGCAGTTCTGTGGAGATTGTTTGTACATGAG GTATGGCGAGAATGTGCTTGAAGCTAAGAAGAATCCCAGCTGGATATGTCCCGTTTGCCGTGGCATTTGTAATTGCAGTATATGCAGAACTAAGAAAGGATGGTTCCCTACTGGTTCTGCATATAGGAAG GTTGTCAAACTTGGGTACAAATCTGTGGCTCACTATCTAATTGCAACACAGCGAGCATCAGCTAACACAGAGGATTCAAGCTCAGCTGACTTCTCAAACAATCAGCTTCCTGACAAATCAGAAACCTCATGTGTTTCTGACCATGATGCTACAGCTGCCAAGGAGAGCCTAGAGGATGGAGAAACGAGTAGCAAAGCTAAGCAGAGCAAAGCAAATCGCCGCCAAGCTAAGAACTCTGATGGCCACAAGGATGATAGCAGAAGCAATCGCCGCCAAGCGAAGAACTCTGATGGCAACAAGGATGATAGCAGAAGCGAGTCAGTGGCGACATCTGATGCTCACAATGATCAGGCCAATAAGGATGCTGGATGTGTCACTCCATCGTCTAAGCCAACTTCAAGGAAGAGGAAGTACGAACGAAGTGAGTCCGGGGTGACATCTGAATCTCACAATGATCAGGCCAATAAGGATGCTGTATGTGTCACTCCATCGTCTAAGCCAACTTCAAGGAAGAGGAAGTACGAACGAAGCCCAGACTGCATTGCAAGCAGGCTGCGATCCCGGTCCAACAAGCCATGA